A single region of the Halopiger xanaduensis SH-6 genome encodes:
- a CDS encoding Gfo/Idh/MocA family protein, translating into MSSAVLRRLTDSSSLSVGVLGVGNIGMVHLKSASAMADVDVVAAADAVPENRERAERAGADRTYDDYAALLEAEDLDAAVVALPPFLHADAVERAAEAGVDVFVEKPFARSTAEADRMLEAAEEGDIAVGVDHTLRYQPDIVGVKEAYEDGSVGHVPYASMTRLNDGPLGRPPVRDPPASWPLDPDAAGGGSLLELGIHCFDVLEWLFGDLEIESAATGETLDVPVEDAATVMMRAPETETTITLHCGSYQWEQLPEVNTRLRLEGITGTISNRDHLPNNFYADAAKSALSNVASRVTDLDRDVFGPTFYLQAHYRALDDFLEAIREGEAPPVDGEVGRRTLELAETAYELADRTDREELAPEVMT; encoded by the coding sequence ATGTCATCCGCAGTTCTGCGCCGATTGACCGACTCGAGTTCCCTCTCCGTGGGCGTTCTCGGCGTCGGAAACATCGGCATGGTACACCTGAAGTCGGCGAGCGCAATGGCAGACGTCGACGTGGTTGCAGCCGCCGACGCGGTTCCCGAGAACCGCGAGCGAGCCGAACGCGCCGGCGCGGACCGCACGTACGACGACTACGCCGCCCTGCTCGAGGCCGAAGACCTCGACGCGGCGGTCGTCGCCTTACCCCCGTTCCTCCACGCCGACGCCGTCGAGCGGGCCGCCGAGGCCGGCGTCGACGTGTTCGTCGAAAAACCGTTCGCTCGCTCGACCGCGGAAGCCGACCGGATGCTCGAGGCCGCCGAGGAGGGCGACATCGCCGTCGGCGTCGACCACACGCTGCGCTACCAGCCCGACATCGTCGGCGTCAAGGAGGCCTACGAGGACGGCAGCGTCGGCCACGTCCCCTACGCGTCGATGACGCGGCTCAACGACGGGCCGCTCGGTCGACCGCCCGTTCGGGACCCGCCCGCGTCCTGGCCGCTCGATCCCGACGCGGCCGGCGGCGGCTCCCTGCTTGAGCTCGGCATTCACTGCTTCGACGTCCTCGAGTGGCTGTTCGGCGACCTCGAGATCGAAAGCGCAGCTACGGGCGAAACGCTTGACGTGCCGGTCGAGGACGCGGCGACGGTCATGATGCGGGCGCCCGAGACGGAGACGACGATCACGCTCCACTGCGGCTCCTACCAGTGGGAGCAACTCCCCGAAGTGAACACCCGGCTCCGCCTCGAGGGCATCACCGGAACGATCAGCAACCGGGACCACCTGCCGAACAACTTCTACGCGGACGCGGCCAAGTCCGCGCTGTCGAACGTCGCGAGCCGCGTGACCGACCTCGATCGCGACGTTTTCGGCCCGACGTTCTACCTGCAGGCCCACTATCGGGCGCTCGACGATTTCCTCGAGGCGATCCGCGAGGGCGAGGCGCCGCCGGTCGACGGCGAGGTCGGCCGCCGGACGCTCGAACTGGCGGAGACGGCCTACGAACTGGCCGACCGGACCGATCGCGAGGAACTCGCGCCGGAGGTGATGACGTGA